A region from the Armatimonadota bacterium genome encodes:
- a CDS encoding aldose 1-epimerase has translation MTRYHIETGETAGFTTYTLFDEVFTAAAALVPELGGNCVSLTTSARGPGGTPACEPLLCVLPPADLRELMESPFHAGIPVLFPFPNRVRDGAYVWNGRALKMQRSLDKGWDRSAHQAIHGLAGDQAWKAVRSECTAESAALTLEFDTGLHADVLEQYPFRCSVQVCWRLSDGELGMEIAIANKEAEAIPIGFGIHPWFPTQLRPGVMTIDQAQAVPAASRANLEVTVPCAAVWQLQDLMPTGRVLALADAADATDLRAFTPLDGRTFDTVYTRVSARDAGGASTARIRDLESGLELYVAAAEPFREWVVYAPTQRNVICLEPYTCVTDAINLQPRGIDAGLIALEAGSEWRSSIRIGLSAVE, from the coding sequence ATGACCCGGTACCACATCGAAACCGGCGAAACAGCCGGGTTCACCACCTATACGCTATTCGACGAAGTATTTACGGCGGCAGCAGCCCTTGTGCCCGAGCTCGGAGGCAACTGCGTCAGTCTGACAACCTCAGCACGAGGGCCCGGCGGTACGCCCGCTTGTGAGCCTCTGTTGTGCGTGCTTCCACCCGCAGATTTGCGGGAACTGATGGAATCGCCGTTTCACGCCGGAATACCCGTGCTTTTTCCTTTTCCGAATCGAGTGCGAGACGGCGCCTATGTTTGGAATGGCCGGGCGCTCAAGATGCAGCGCTCGCTGGACAAAGGTTGGGATCGATCTGCCCACCAGGCGATCCACGGCCTGGCCGGCGATCAAGCCTGGAAGGCGGTGCGTTCCGAGTGCACTGCGGAGAGCGCCGCTTTGACGCTGGAGTTCGATACCGGCCTTCACGCGGACGTTCTGGAGCAGTACCCGTTCCGATGCTCCGTACAAGTCTGCTGGCGGCTCTCCGACGGTGAGCTAGGGATGGAGATCGCCATTGCAAACAAAGAGGCAGAAGCCATTCCGATCGGGTTCGGCATCCATCCCTGGTTTCCCACGCAACTTCGGCCGGGAGTCATGACCATCGACCAGGCGCAAGCTGTGCCGGCTGCGAGCCGCGCCAACCTTGAGGTTACAGTACCCTGTGCTGCGGTTTGGCAACTTCAGGACTTGATGCCCACCGGGCGTGTGCTGGCGCTGGCCGATGCAGCCGATGCCACCGACTTACGGGCCTTCACGCCGCTGGACGGCCGGACGTTCGACACCGTCTATACCAGGGTATCGGCTCGCGATGCCGGCGGAGCCTCGACCGCGCGTATTCGTGATCTGGAGAGTGGACTGGAGCTGTATGTTGCGGCCGCCGAACCATTTCGGGAGTGGGTGGTGTACGCCCCAACGCAGCGAAATGTGATCTGTCTGGAGCCGTATACGTGTGTGACCGACGCCATAAACCTTCAGCCGCGTGGCATCGATGCCGGGTTGATCGCACTGGAGGCGGGATCGGAGTGGAGGTCCTCAATCCGAATCGGCTTGTCGGCGGTTGAGTAG
- the truA gene encoding tRNA pseudouridine(38-40) synthase TruA — translation MGSPAQYRAVICYDGTEFHGFQWQQGCRTVQQTLEEAIQQRGALIGRVNAAGRTDAGVHALGQVVSFTAELSVPVCRISAALNGVLPADVAVSRAEEACDGFHARFSASARVYWYLISAGGADGPLMRRHTAVVRKALDVQAMNMAAQTLIGEHDFRAFAAETEPDASTCRRVMRCWVRRWRGLILVQVEANAFLRGMARTLTGTLIEVGAGKRTVQNVAGLLDGGQRGDAGPTAPAQGLYLYRVRYGKRQEFGARRSALEQEGRDVN, via the coding sequence GTGGGCTCGCCGGCACAATACAGGGCCGTCATCTGCTACGACGGTACGGAGTTCCACGGCTTTCAGTGGCAGCAGGGCTGCCGGACAGTGCAACAGACGCTTGAGGAGGCAATTCAACAGCGAGGAGCGCTGATAGGCAGAGTGAACGCGGCAGGGCGCACCGACGCGGGTGTGCACGCGCTGGGGCAGGTAGTAAGCTTTACTGCCGAGCTTTCGGTGCCGGTGTGCCGTATCAGCGCCGCGCTAAACGGCGTACTCCCGGCCGATGTAGCTGTTAGCCGGGCCGAAGAAGCATGCGATGGCTTTCACGCCCGTTTCTCGGCGTCCGCCCGAGTTTACTGGTATCTGATCTCGGCAGGCGGCGCCGACGGACCGCTGATGAGGCGGCACACAGCAGTGGTTCGCAAGGCACTGGATGTGCAAGCCATGAACATGGCTGCTCAGACGCTTATCGGTGAGCACGATTTCCGTGCATTTGCCGCGGAAACCGAGCCGGATGCATCAACGTGCAGGCGGGTTATGCGGTGCTGGGTCCGCCGATGGCGTGGCCTGATCCTGGTACAGGTGGAAGCGAACGCATTCTTGCGGGGAATGGCGAGGACGCTGACTGGAACGCTGATCGAGGTCGGCGCCGGAAAGCGGACGGTTCAGAATGTGGCTGGGCTGCTGGATGGCGGACAGCGGGGCGATGCGGGACCCACGGCTCCGGCCCAGGGCCTCTATCTGTATCGCGTACGATATGGGAAACGACAGGAGTTCGGCGCGCGGCGGTCGGCACTAGAGCAGGAAGGGCGGGACGTGAATTAG
- a CDS encoding cell division protein SepF, with protein MTAEPVRNDGATRRNAAQKFAELIFGPQFATDEAAETPPAPEVVTEPGPELELKTLRHNRIAVRRHVRVYDDAKPAADGLIKGEQQLINLENASPQMAERVLDFLLGVTYALDGDHEKVGSRVYLFVPANVGIERDAGLPPNTPPATP; from the coding sequence ATGACTGCTGAACCGGTTCGGAATGACGGAGCTACAAGGCGGAACGCCGCGCAGAAGTTCGCAGAGTTGATCTTTGGCCCACAGTTTGCCACCGACGAGGCAGCGGAAACCCCGCCCGCCCCGGAGGTGGTTACCGAGCCTGGCCCAGAGCTTGAGCTGAAGACTCTACGCCATAACCGTATCGCCGTGCGCCGCCATGTGCGCGTGTACGACGATGCCAAACCTGCTGCCGATGGCCTGATCAAGGGCGAGCAGCAGCTGATCAACCTCGAGAATGCATCCCCGCAGATGGCCGAGCGTGTACTGGACTTCCTGCTCGGCGTTACCTACGCGCTCGACGGCGATCATGAGAAAGTCGGATCGCGCGTGTACCTGTTCGTGCCTGCCAACGTCGGGATCGAGCGGGATGCTGGTTTGCCCCCAAACACACCTCCGGCTACGCCTTAG
- the rpsI gene encoding 30S ribosomal protein S9, producing the protein MPEDSSVRYYGTGHRKNATARVWITPGDGLVTINHRDGRKYLGRELLYKLLEQPFTATETTGRFNVIAHCTGGGVTGQAGAIRHGISKALLAVDPENRPALRRTGLLTRDPRVKERKKYGRKRARRGFQFSKR; encoded by the coding sequence TTGCCCGAAGACAGCAGCGTGCGCTACTACGGAACCGGCCATCGCAAAAATGCGACGGCACGTGTTTGGATTACTCCCGGTGATGGGCTTGTGACGATCAACCACCGCGACGGACGCAAGTATCTTGGCCGGGAGCTATTGTACAAGCTCCTTGAGCAGCCGTTTACGGCTACTGAGACCACAGGTCGCTTTAACGTAATTGCGCACTGCACAGGCGGCGGCGTTACCGGTCAGGCCGGCGCGATCCGTCACGGCATCTCCAAGGCGCTGTTAGCCGTGGACCCAGAGAACCGGCCGGCACTGCGCCGAACCGGCCTACTGACGCGGGACCCGCGCGTAAAAGAGCGCAAGAAGTACGGACGGAAGCGAGCACGGCGTGGCTTCCAGTTCAGCAAGCGCTAA
- the rplM gene encoding 50S ribosomal protein L13, producing the protein MAKATRFASVEEMRESRVWYVVDAADQPVGRVAVEAARLLRGKHKTIYTPNVDCGDHVIIVNAAKAVLTGGNKGKEPIYHHTGWPGALKSVQRGAELAATPQRTLRRVVRGMLPHTRLGDAMVRKLKVYSGPEHPHEAQHPVPFLGTRKNGGE; encoded by the coding sequence ATGGCGAAAGCAACTCGGTTTGCATCGGTAGAAGAAATGCGGGAGTCACGTGTTTGGTACGTGGTGGATGCGGCTGACCAGCCCGTCGGCCGTGTGGCCGTAGAGGCTGCACGATTGCTGCGCGGCAAGCACAAAACAATCTACACACCCAACGTGGATTGCGGCGATCATGTAATAATCGTGAATGCTGCTAAAGCTGTTTTAACTGGTGGCAACAAGGGCAAGGAACCCATCTATCACCATACCGGCTGGCCAGGTGCATTGAAGAGTGTACAGCGTGGCGCCGAGTTGGCCGCTACACCGCAACGCACCCTGCGACGGGTTGTCCGTGGAATGCTGCCACACACCCGACTTGGTGACGCCATGGTGCGCAAGCTCAAGGTGTACAGCGGTCCGGAGCACCCGCATGAGGCGCAGCATCCCGTACCGTTCCTGGGTACCCGAAAGAATGGGGGAGAGTAG
- a CDS encoding YggS family pyridoxal phosphate-dependent enzyme — protein sequence MRAAARRAGRDAEGLVLVAVSKSASAERILQAVAAGVNDFGENYLQEAEPKIAAVAAAGARPNWHFIGHVQRNKARGVAVGFDCVQSIDSPEIAAKLAARSAAAGKALPVLLQVRLDPDPAKHGVPVEDVEAAVRQVRALDGVRLHGMMAIPQASERPEDAREAYRTLFEVWKRIAWREPAALSMGMSSDYEIAIEEGATHIRVGTAIFGARDATVAERAG from the coding sequence ATGCGAGCGGCGGCCCGGCGTGCGGGTCGTGATGCCGAAGGACTCGTACTGGTCGCAGTTAGTAAAAGCGCTTCCGCAGAGCGCATCCTGCAGGCAGTCGCTGCAGGAGTTAACGACTTCGGAGAGAACTACCTTCAAGAAGCTGAGCCTAAGATCGCGGCAGTAGCAGCTGCCGGAGCCAGACCCAACTGGCACTTTATCGGGCACGTCCAGCGCAACAAGGCGCGCGGTGTGGCAGTTGGATTCGACTGTGTGCAGAGCATCGACTCACCTGAGATAGCAGCCAAACTGGCGGCCCGCAGCGCAGCAGCGGGAAAGGCCCTGCCGGTGTTGCTGCAGGTGCGGTTGGACCCAGACCCGGCGAAGCATGGTGTGCCCGTCGAGGATGTGGAAGCTGCGGTGAGGCAGGTCCGTGCGCTCGATGGCGTGAGGCTGCACGGCATGATGGCCATACCACAAGCTTCGGAGCGGCCCGAAGATGCGCGAGAGGCGTATCGGACGCTGTTTGAGGTGTGGAAGCGAATCGCATGGCGAGAGCCTGCTGCCCTATCCATGGGCATGAGCTCCGACTATGAGATCGCGATAGAAGAGGGCGCCACGCATATACGCGTGGGAACAGCCATATTCGGCGCCCGTGACGCGACCGTTGCGGAGAGAGCCGGATAG
- a CDS encoding C40 family peptidase → MATMRRVVGSLHSIRQPSVAMVMASVAVCLTGVARAQSQITLNLPPIAASSGTVVTASASTSVLPGTRREWVRKPMASRHMTARGAPSRHRPVVGSLGQLLRSAGFYRRPGDRSTIATAQAGTYVAVQQQEGGWCGILMADGSTGWVPAAAIRKLDDPVVSDATSSGPPPAPVGAGAGDIYPRQDRPFFTGNAAELIRVAESYLGVPYKWGGNTTAGIDCSGFVKNVFGALGFQLPRLGSDQMAYGVPVPEDQLQPGDRLYLVRRTNRLGVEHTALYMGNGLFIHASSGKHGVAISHLFTPKWQRLFVCARR, encoded by the coding sequence ATGGCAACAATGCGCCGCGTAGTCGGCAGTCTGCACTCAATTCGGCAACCCTCCGTCGCTATGGTAATGGCGTCGGTAGCCGTTTGCCTAACGGGTGTCGCGCGTGCGCAAAGCCAGATCACGCTCAACCTGCCGCCGATTGCAGCCTCCAGTGGCACTGTTGTTACGGCTTCCGCCAGCACGTCGGTACTGCCGGGAACGCGGCGTGAGTGGGTACGCAAGCCGATGGCGAGCAGACACATGACGGCACGCGGTGCGCCGTCGCGCCACCGTCCCGTTGTTGGCAGCCTTGGTCAGTTGCTGCGAAGCGCCGGTTTCTATCGGCGGCCGGGTGATCGCAGTACCATCGCCACTGCGCAGGCGGGAACCTACGTTGCTGTACAGCAGCAGGAAGGCGGCTGGTGCGGCATTCTGATGGCGGATGGCTCTACCGGTTGGGTACCTGCGGCGGCAATTCGCAAACTGGACGATCCCGTGGTTAGCGACGCCACGTCGTCAGGACCGCCGCCGGCACCGGTCGGGGCTGGCGCAGGGGATATCTACCCCCGTCAGGACCGCCCGTTCTTCACCGGCAATGCCGCCGAGCTGATCCGCGTTGCGGAGAGCTACCTGGGCGTGCCGTACAAGTGGGGCGGCAACACAACAGCCGGCATCGATTGCAGCGGTTTCGTCAAAAATGTATTCGGCGCTCTCGGGTTCCAACTGCCACGACTCGGCTCCGACCAGATGGCGTATGGCGTGCCCGTACCCGAAGACCAGCTTCAGCCAGGCGACCGCCTCTATCTGGTTCGGCGCACCAATCGGCTTGGCGTGGAGCACACCGCGCTCTATATGGGTAACGGCCTGTTCATCCACGCATCGAGCGGCAAGCATGGCGTGGCGATCAGCCATCTGTTCACGCCAAAATGGCAGCGACTGTTCGTCTGCGCCCGGCGATAG